The window TGGTGTCTGCCCTTGTGTAGCTGTGTGGTAAATGGTAAGAATGGTAATGCCCTTTTCATGTCTGAGATTAGTTTAGCaatggtattattttttaaagagtcACGCATGAGTTAAATGCtagggttttttattattattattattattattattattattacaaaaaaggcattaaaaagaaacaaaacatcaatttgaaaTATGGGCCGTCAGATTACCAGTTGAAATCTGAAGTCTGTGGCAGCCACATGAGATGGGGAGCGTCACATTCCCACTGCCAGGGATCGACCACCCACCAACATTTTGGCAGGGCATGCCATGTCGCTCTCAAAGGTTAACACTGTCTTTTCACTACATGGCGTAACCTCCGCACAGTAGGTTATCTAACATTGCTgtgtatgttgttttttttaaaaaaaatttcgtttgtaaatatattaaataatattttttatttttatttttaatatataaaataatttaaaaacattaaaaaaataactttaaataaaaaagatttaatgttttaaaaatatggtcCAGGTGCACAATCAAACACTAcctaatgggttttttttagtaCAATCTATAATATTCTGACGGCAAGCTCTTAAAAACTCGTTTTGCTTCCTAGaataagtatatataaaaaagaaaaccggAGAAGAGAGCCAGAAAATAGAGAGGAAACCTTTGTTCTAATATTAGACCAACAAGTTTTCAGCCataataattgttttgaaggtataaatatttaaattaaaccaatcaaatattttaaaaattactgtTAAAGATGGAATTCAGAGAAAATcacaacattatatatatatatagttttgccATGGAAAAAACACCTAGTAGCAACTAGCAAGGTAGAAGTTGCCAGGCGAGGCATCAATTTGGAAATTTTTCGTTGCATGTCGTGAAAGGAGGGAATCTTCATTCCGGACGGCGAATTTATGAATTTCTTGACAGAAATGGAATCTTACTGTTGCATGTCCTGAGCATGACCTTCTCTTCGCTCATCTTTTTGGAAACTCAACCAACCCTGATTGATCCCAACAACCCCATTTGCAGTAAACGAAGAGATATTTCACCAGAACTTGAGTTTTAACCCAAATTATGGTAGAAATGACCATTCCCTGATTGAAACATCAGTGCCTCTAAACAACATTCCAGCCACTAAAgtaagaaagtgtttttcaaaatttttgatttttttttattttaacgtgtttatatcaaaaatacaaAGCTGCAACGATTGCAAACACTGCCTTTACAagattggaaaaataatttttgctaaaattgtttcttttatgGGCTCTGAGAGATGCCAGACAAAGATTTTTGAGTGTCAATCAGTGCTCGTATACTTGCAAATCACAAAACAGAACTACTGCAATTAAAGTATTTACCCCAATGGTTactgcaacaacaacaacatcattATCATATCATCATTGTCATTGTCATTATCAACAACTTCTTTGTTCATTGTAGAATTAAAAATTCCCAAcagataagaaaaaagaaaaataaattaaaacccaTTTTTGTGCAAATAATTACACCTTTTCTTGATAATTAAAATGGGTttttctcatcatcatcatcatcctctcCTCTTGATGGACACCAAGGTGTCATGTCCATGGGATAGCTCCCTAACACCCTCAAGAATGATGTGAATTCTTGAACCTCAGCCAATGCATTCTGTGCTCTAACCTCAGCCATGGATGcttcaaaatcaatataaaacatGTACTCAAAATGCTTTGCTGTCCCCACATTCCCATCATCAACTAACCTAATCGGACGGTTCCTATGCGGCCTTGATTCAATCTTCGTCAAACTGATGTTTCTAAACGCAAAAGCTGAAAGCACCTTGAACAGCACACTCGTCCCTTTATCATGAGCGAACACGATGCTTGTCTTAAACGGCCTGTCCGTTCTCGGTATAATCGGCTCACGCGCCAACATAACAAAGCGTGTGACATTACTTGAATCGTCTTGGATCCCATCAGCAAGCACCTGCATCCCATAAAGCTCCGCAGCGCGTGCACTAGCAATCGCCGCCGTGTCACGGAGGTTGTTGGCAGCAATATACTCAGCAGCACCTGCTGTATCATCCACGGCCTCACGCGCAGCCTGGAGACCGAGTTTGGTCAGCGTTAATTCGCATTGAGCAAGAGCTTGTGGGTGCGAAATGACGCGGTTAATATACTCCTTTCGGACTCCAGGGAGGGCAAGGAGGCAGTGGTGGACCGGTAACTGAACCTCACCTACTATATGGAGTCGGTGACGGAGGAGGAGGTCATAATTCCGGTGAATAGATCCACCGAGTGAGTTTTCGACAGGTAAAACAGCACGATCGGCTATCCAAAGCTCGACAGCTTGAAAAGCAACCTCAAACTGGTCACAAGGAATCGCTTCACAGTTGGGGTAAGCTTTTCCTGCAGCAGCTTCAGAGTACGCGCCTGGAACTCCTTGGTACGCGACTCGGAGATGGGACCCATGCATAGGGGCGGGACATAAGTCAGTTATCGTTAACGGTTTTTGAGGCTGATGAGGCTTGATGCTGCTGTTGTTGTTCGAGCTCGCGGTTTTTTCTATCGGGACAAGGTTTAAGTCCATAGATGTCTTGTGGCCGTTAACTGCAGCCACGTGATCTGCTCCACCGTCAACATCGCCACTTCTACTAGATTTATCGGTTGGCTGTTGTTGAGCTACCACTTTGCTTGCTAGTATAGAACAGGAACTTTGCCAATCTGCCCTGTTCGAACCGACGCCGTTCGGGAAAGATACCGAGTCGGAACGGTAGATGCATTGGAGGACGAGTTTGTTGGGACTCCCTCGGATGACCCGAGGCCGTGGCCGGATCAGGGACTTGATTGGAGATGGAGGAGATAGCGACTGCATAGTTAATTTCTAATTCTTGAAAAAACGAACTGGAAATGGAGATTAGAGAGAAATTAAGGGGATTGTTTATAtatctattaatttatatattttgtgcCGGGGCTAGGGAGGTTTAAGCTTGGTGTTCTCTATAGAAGGGAACGTCAAGCTGAGAGAAAAAGGAGGGGGTGAGGGGGTTTTTTATATGGCTGAGAGTAGAGAAGTCTTCAGAGGATGGTGTTGTGGTGTGCTATGGAGGAGGTGGTTCGGTCAAATCTCACACCTACCCCCATATCATAACCGTGTAtcattatcaaatattatattatatatatttttttaataattggtatatgatttattttgttgctTGAATGTCAAGGTCCTCAAGGATTTAGTCCAAGGgtgtgaaaaaattaataactctctttttttaaaaaaaaaaaaacttgcactgaaagagttaataaaagaaaatgaacagaGACCACTTCCAGCATCGCTTTTACAAGATTTTAATAGTGTTTTATATTAtgataacaattatattttttaaaaaatatattaaaaaaattatttttatatcagcatataAATAATCACGTcgcactaaaataaaattaatttaaaataaaaaaaattattcaatttcttttgaaaacatAACCACACTGCTAAAACAAATGAGCTCTTAATTAAAATAGCATGgctattaatttttaatcataaaaattatttttaaattattttatacattaattaaaatttagatcATCTTAAAAACACACTCTTTACATAgatttatacaatataaatttttttaatcttttaaaataatgattttaagatttgaatctagaaaaatttaagaaaatgagTATATTTCCGCATCACCTACTATTAGAAAATTagcaaatataaaaagaaacattgaTGAAAAAATTTCATTGGTATATCATGATGATCTATACCAAAAGaatttttcatccttttatcTATCGGTAAATACTGACAGAAAAATTCTCTTGGTATATACCAAGAATGACGGAGGGTATTACAGTGGAATTCAAAAAGACAAATTATACAATTGttcattccttttcctttttattctttttgtgttttttttttgcattgtttttatttttattgtcattattgttgttcaattttgcattcttaataattttatggattaataaataacataaatcttagttgttattgaaataagtttttcattattttgttgaatgttagttatttttttccaaatgtttttttcaatttcaattaaatatgcatgattaattttaattattattttgtatttattccatttagagtatttatttgtaaatttaggattaaaaatattatcatttagaaataattgtgctgaattttagtttttattgtaataacttttgtattattttgttgaattttagttgttgttgttgtttttttcattttattgttcaatttcaattaaatatgtagGTGATATGTACGGATTCTCTAACACTATAATGGAGAACTTGCGTACGACTTGTAGTGCTTTGACCGTTGAATGCTCTCAAGTGATTCCAAGCATTCAATCCGGTGTTTGCGGCAATTATAGACCAATAGATACAGGATCAGATGACCCATCTTAATGATATATATGAACAACTTACTGTTGATTATGAATAGCTCTGTCAATTGATAATGAAAATGAGATCATAGATAGGTGGTTCATATGCATCCCCTAATTGACCCCATGATACCGGTGACGACCAACCTCCTCCTTCTCCTCTAGCACCAtctctattttgatttttacactaatttattttattttaattatttttctacttctgttcaatatatataaaaaaatatttttaaaatattattgatgaggTTGTTGACAACACAACTCCGTCAGTATATCatagagagttggaaaagaattatcATAAATGCTACTATTACTGATGGAGTTATTGACAAAATTAGACCGTCGATATATTTCAGAGAGTCGGAAAAAAATTACTGCGAATGCCACTGCTACTTTTACAGCACCAACAAAATTATAGATGGTATTTTAtcggtgatatgttatatttaccGATAGACATACTGACATAATAAAgtgagtaaatttttttttgtgcactTTGTCCATTTATAAATCCATCGATATATTTATTACCGACAGACTCACTAACAATTTATAAATTACAAACGAGAGTTTTCCCGGCGGATTATTTCCGTCCATGAATCCATCAGTAACATATatatcaacataattttttgttgataaaactgttaaatctgaTATTGACCAAACCGACCCTTTAAAATAAAGATGGCAAAgctatcatcattttttttaatatatccattaaataaaaatacaattaaaattaaaaaaagaagaaggaaataaaGCATATCACCAAACCGTCGGGATTACAATGGCATAACCACCCCCATATCTAAAGACACATAATGAAGAAGTCAcgattaataaataattctcAATACACCCAATAATTATAAAGAGACGAAATCCAATATCCATGgacaaatcaaagaaaaccacCATGACGAGCTCCTCGTTGGCAGCAACAACAATTATTCGAGCATTTCTACTCTATAAGCACCCTTCCAAGAAcctggattattattattagatgtTAGATTTCAGACCACAGAAGGACGGCTCTGTCCCCCTTTCTTGTTCCATAATCTCTATctcctcttttccttttcctttttttttttttttggtgacaTTGCCTCGAACTCAATTCCATGCCCATACCTGCGTTGAGAATTGAGAtgttttcatttaagtttttcatGGGCATTTCATCCAAGAACATATAGATTACCTCCTCAAGTTGAGAAAGTAAAGCATGGAGTAGAATTGcaagttgaatttatttattttattaaaaaataaccaagcaGATGTCATTCTAAAAGGAGAGGAGTAAATAACATTAACCACGCCctttatcaattaattaactaaaattatacaattaattaaCCGATTTTTGTCACTTCATTTAAGAATACCCttacgaaaagaaaaaaattctcaataacactaaaattttagatcaattaattattctcaagcttttttatttaaaataactgtgtttctattttgattaaccatatttttttaattaatatgagtctttgaattaatttgtatgtatatcgattaattttataggttCTGCAGTTAATGATcatgatattaatatttataaaacttaaaataataatattttaaaaaaataaatttaaagcatGATAAATTACtcttaatcaaattttaattgaacCGAAGACGTCATGCGCACACAATCCAATAGTGACCGATCCCAACCACGGGGAAATAACTGCTGAGTTTTAATTGCCTACGGCAATATACAGACTGGAGGGGGAGGCCCTGGAGCAGACCTAAAGATTCTCATGAGGACCACGCTAGCCCTGCAGAAAGAAATAATGAGGGATAGGGTCCATGTGCCCTGTATTAGGCCTTCATTTCCTCCTCCgttcgtttttgtttttgataaatagattttaacttctagtcttatatttttttaatgaaaaaaatcgGTGCAGTTTCCACGTGAGAAAGGAtgcgtcttttttttttctttctattgagcctctctcctctctccgtGTTGAATGCTTCTTCCAAGCTCCAAGCTGTTTTTTGTCTTGTGTTCTTGCATTTTTTGGGATATTGACAAATATAATGTTAAGttaatttgaaagtttttttataacgaatttatttgcattttttttaaaataaaatcttaaataataacTTGTGAGTGGTGTGAGAGTGCTACCTAGGAAAATTTGTTTGCCTCAAAGCTGGTTGAATCTCTTGCTGTGCTGAAAAACATTATAGAAATTAAAGAATGCACGGTTAATTAGGCATCTTCGTATTCAatgataaaggaaagaaaagtatttttaccTAATTTCGTGTTGGTAtagccaatttaatttaatgaagaTGCATAGTATACAACTAGATTATTACCTCGTGCTAtgagtttaatcaatttttttacgtaaaaaaaatctaattataattgTTAACCGTTGTTAACATTGTTAACTAACTagtcaattcattttttttttgtgaaaattaaTTAGATGTAACTTGATTGTCTTGACCGGTTCAAAGGcaatttaaataattagttaaaacataatttgattaaaaataaatatttaagattatatttttttatatcagcttTGAAAAGACAATATATTAGATCGATTCggattaacccgagttaacatgTCTATTTGCATACCAAGttataagattataataaccgcatagaaagaaaatcagaaCAAAATACGAAgctcaatttctaataaatttaatatgaatgatgaaagtgaaaaaaaaaactaattaaaaaagactaaaaacataacccgggttaacttgtcaaacccacaTTCTgggtcatgagactgagataacccaatagaaagtaatattaaaacaaattatgaagttcatttatcaatcaacccaatgttgaaagataaaattaaaacactCAATTCAATCGAAGTTAATCTGTAAAAAAATGACCCGAGTTATGTCATagaaatcatatcaaaataaattataatgactAATTTACAATCAAACCAGTATTGtaagatgaaactgaaaaaaaaagtcaactagtaaaaaaaaatctctaatcaattattgaaaaacaaaaaaaaaagaagcctagCACCTAAAAAACCTAatgttaagaaatttttttaaaaaattatacatgagaaattaaaaaaagaagaagaaaaacatagcaCTATTATAGTAAATAGTgttactttagtttttttttttaatcatgttactgtataagtatataaaaaaaagaaaaagaaattcaaatatcTGTGCTCAGAGTCAATCTTGATGATGCAATTAAAGAAATGATTTCAGGTTCTTGCATCATCTGGTGATAGTCATAATCGAATAAAGACATTAGCCAAAAGAGTAGacggatatttattttttaaaaaaaggaaacaaaaaaaagggttgTTGTTGAGACAGTATGTGTATTCGATAGAATGGCTACGGAGTGGCTAAAAAAGTATCTGCCCTTTACCCATTCGTTTTCTGGGCAACATTTATGTGCTGCAGCGTTGGATCGGATTGGTTGCCGGATTCGgtctgaaaattatatttttaaatctgaaaattttatttgtaaaatggtgttggaaaaaaatattttggatcttgattctcaaaaaaatataatacttttGGATCTCTTAcatgcaatatattttttttcttttttcccttaaaagcaatattgctttatttcttgatttctcGTCGGGGATTATAGTCTCTCCAGCTATTCCTTCTCTCGGCGGATATTCCAGCAGGCTATTGCCAAGACTCGTAGATATCTTAATTTCACTTCAATCAACATtcataaataatatcaaaacctCTATATATATTACGATTAAGAAATAGCATAAAACTATTCTTAGCTGATATTTCATTTAACGagttaaactttttattttaaatgttttatatatatatatatatatatatattatgatcaAAACGATATTATACAACAGAGTTGGATCTATACCGCTCTTGTTCTTCTAATTTAGATATCAAGATTTTCAACGTAAGCAATAATGGCTCCTAGGCAAGTTGAAATAGTGGGCTTTAATTGATAACGTCATGGGTAGAGCCCTCTCATGTTGCGAGATGAAAAAATGATGCAACTTGGAATATATTTATCACTACCATgattaataaaatgaagaaaaaaaaagaaagaaattagtaCTTATTAGTCAGAttctgagtttattttttaaagattactggtttaaattttataaattttagaatcattaaagatttatattattgttaactttaaaacatattaaattaatcgagTTATTGGATAacccattaataaaaaaaataataaaatattttataactcGAGTTATACTTGTAGTTGGTAGGAAAAGCCTGCGTCTggtcttcttctctctctctctctgttttttaatCCTAATGGCATGGGTGATGGGAATATACACGGTTTCACACCCAACAACAATTGACCTAGCTAGCTACAGCATTCCTTGTTGGAAGAAATCAAAGAGCCCTAATTTACTATTTCGCTCTCAACAAACAACATTTTGATCTTCCACATAGCATTCGATCATCCAATACGGTTCCAAGGCCTGCCTAGGATAGTGTGACCCTTTGCCAAATCAACACATGGAGTTGACAATTTTACGGAGCCGGTTCCAAGGCCTCCTTATATTACAGTTTTCTCGAGAAAATACTTCGTTCAAATGTCCATTCCTTTTGCAGTTAAGCACATAAATTTAGCTAATAATCTCGTATAGAAGggtaaatccaaaaaaatataatttaattggttaggttctgagtttgttttttaaatcttactaaataattaaaaatataatcattttaaaGCACTAATAACacctttaaaaactaaaaaaatatattttttatatgtatcttattaaaaaaaatcaaaatcatctcCAAACCAAACACTCTCTTAATAACAGCGGAATTTTCACACCCCCAAAGATAAAgtatatattgttaattaagaACCATCACAATTAGACTTTTCGATAAATAATATAGGAGCCGCTAAAGCTTGAAACCTTGAACCAAAAATCCCTGCCTAAATCTTCTTGAATCCTCCAGAAATGAACTAATTTGAAGTTGCAGGAACAAGACTTAATAAGCAGGTGATCAAGAACACGCATTCGTGGGtggctttgttgttttttaaataagtcaAGTATTTTAGCATACATTTAACTTGGACCAAATTTATGCCATGAAGTCTCATTCtagataatatattattttgacctTTGACTCGAAGCATCTCAGCCCTCAAATCCCGAGCTTAAATATCACTGATCCTTCCCCTCCCTCTATGATTTTTGTTTGCCAgactccttttttttcaaactctaaATTCAACCATTACGCACAAGTTTTCCTTTAATCTTTTGATTAAATCACAAGGTAGCTCGTCACTTTGAGTAGGTAAGAAACATGAGGGACAAAATTTGCCTGCCCAGCTACCACTCATGAGCATACACTGGGCAGATTTTTATACTGCAAGTATACGACATGACACGTTTAGCACGCTGACATTACCTATACTACACGTGCTCAACTCTCACTGACATGGCCTCATGCTCTTGTCTAAATGAAGAAGATTTGGTCAATTGTCGACGCCTGGCATCAAAGCACATACAAGTTGtctttgtttcaaatttaattaacgTATCTATCGATGggttaaaatgacaaaaaatcttaaacttgctaaaaaaataatataaaattatttgctcggttttatctaataattaagatttttaaattaaaatagtttttttttaacatgactTCAATGAATACGTGGTTGCGGGTTGaaatccaatatttttttaagaaattaaaaaaaatagtcttaattttaaaaggtatatcaaaaacaaaatgaaataattcattgaaaTTCATCTTAATTTTAGATTACATGTTTATCTAACGAGCATTGAAATTCATCTTAattctgaaaactttttaataCAGGaactaaaatgtttttatcaaaaatataagcAGCAGAGAACAAATTGGGAGCTGTTTAGTAGAAGGTATTAAACACAGGGACcgaatttacttatttttaagCCATAAGACTTGGtcattaaaatcataattttgctTCTGATTGGTTAAACATGCCATTAGGTCTCTAATCACTCTCGCAGAACTGTCTACTTTAACAGCAAAATTTCTGTCATTTtggtatattttttcttaacttatGTACTGATCATAAGCTAATCTCGATTGAAATTTCATCAAGAGAAAATCCTTGCAATATAAAGTTGTACGCATCGAAGAGATAGTTTATTGCTTGCTTCAAAGCTTCTTTCTCTCAAAAAATACATACATTTGCACGTTATATAACTATTATACTCTACGTAAACTCATCATTGCTAATAGAATATTGACTTGTGACTCGAGCTAGAGTTAGGCAATTcacaatatattgttttaatttatttatatataaaaaattaatgatgttgttttaaaaaaatctaaaccgggttttatttatgatatattagatcaaattttattcgatttaatttaaaattatatttaaatcaataattataaatcaagttAATAAATTATGGAGTTGATTTGCTAACCCAGCTGTGGTTAATAACACTGTGTGAAAGGTAAAAATGCCAGGTAAATTCGCGGAAAGCTAGAAATGATAAGTGAATAAACCTAAAGCAGAAAATTGCAAAACAACATTAACGGGTACGTACAACCATCCTAATTAGTGGCATCTTGATACAAAAACTCAACAATTTCAATTTCTATggataaaaaatccaaataacatCGAATGCTTTCTTTATAAAAACGTCAAATTGAATTCTCACATCCTAATCCCTTTATAAAAGTTACATTATAACCTTAAAGAATGTAACTCAAGTGGTCAagtcctgaattttttttttagaaattatcagTTTGAGTTCCATAAATTTAAGGGTCATTGAAGGATTTACAGAAGTCCGGACACTcatattaatctaaaacaaaaaattacattataataTCTTTGAGCAAAGGATCTCGAAGAACTGAAACAGCAGCACCCTGTTTGAATAACTTAGCTTAAGCTGCTATGACAATTTATCTTTTACCATTAATCAGGAGTAAAATCCGCGTTAATAAagccaaaacatcaaaaaaccatatctttgtttttaatttacagAAGTTCACGCCTAGTTGTTCGTCAATTATCCCATATCATGCGTAGACTTTCCACTGGCACCCATAAATAGTTTCTCGTTGTCTTCTGACAGTATTGTTTCACATGAACTCGTTGATTAGTAGTAGTAGTTCTGATTTCTGAGAGTAGGGCACAgggataacaaaaaaaaaaaaggtataaaataTTCCCACGTTTAGGAGAGTTTAATCAATTAATATGCTGCTTGTAATTCATGAGTACGTGAGTGTTATTACAAAAAACATAgattgataaatattattggTCATGAATATAAGTCACTCTTCGGGTTCCTGTGGAGTCCATTCTCTCAGGATTTTTATAGAAAAGGAATCTTGCATGTGAGAAAACGTGTTGTCAAATGTCCATGGAGAGACCGACGACTTACAGTTAGTAGTGTGAAgtcaaaaaatcatatatttttacgAAAAATATATACCTAAATGTCAAACTGATCTTAacaaccctcaattattcaaaattactctcttttttttaaaaaaaataatttattttttaaaaaatcagctCACCTTGCAGCCAGTCTTGCTTGTCCAAAAGTCTACATCCCTTTATAATACTTCATTAAAACGATGCACAAAGCCGATTCAAATCACAACACCACTTGGATCCATATATGTGGcattagaataattaattttaatgtttttttatgcatattgaggccatttaaaataattcacaTAATATTATTCATGTGATATATGGGTCAATTCTCATTATTTGTTGAAATAATTTATCTATAGTATATATACCCAATTAACAAATTCCTTGGATCGATAAAAGCTAACTATTAGCCTCGATTAAGCCAGTTT of the Populus nigra chromosome 7, ddPopNigr1.1, whole genome shotgun sequence genome contains:
- the LOC133699280 gene encoding arogenate dehydratase 3-like, producing MQSLSPPSPIKSLIRPRPRVIRGSPNKLVLQCIYRSDSVSFPNGVGSNRADWQSSCSILASKVVAQQQPTDKSSRSGDVDGGADHVAAVNGHKTSMDLNLVPIEKTASSNNNSSIKPHQPQKPLTITDLCPAPMHGSHLRVAYQGVPGAYSEAAAGKAYPNCEAIPCDQFEVAFQAVELWIADRAVLPVENSLGGSIHRNYDLLLRHRLHIVGEVQLPVHHCLLALPGVRKEYINRVISHPQALAQCELTLTKLGLQAAREAVDDTAGAAEYIAANNLRDTAAIASARAAELYGMQVLADGIQDDSSNVTRFVMLAREPIIPRTDRPFKTSIVFAHDKGTSVLFKVLSAFAFRNISLTKIESRPHRNRPIRLVDDGNVGTAKHFEYMFYIDFEASMAEVRAQNALAEVQEFTSFLRVLGSYPMDMTPWCPSRGEDDDDDEKNPF